From the genome of Papilio machaon chromosome 1, ilPapMach1.1, whole genome shotgun sequence:
tctatatTCAGATACATCTCGTCCACCGCGGCCTCTAGAAGAGAACGGTCTCTCGTACTGGTTCGTGTCTCGCGAGGAGATGGAGAGAGACGCTCACGCCGGCCGCTTCTTGGAGTATGGAGAGCATAACGGACATCTTTATGGAACACATCTTGATTCTATAAGAGCTGTCATTAAAGAGGGtaggtttataaatattaaagttttaacacAACATATAGACATAGCCAAATGTGGttgttttttatagattttttaagaCTTACTGCATTTACAACCTGCATTCCTTGGTGTAAATTTTTCGAGTCCTTCTTTTTAAGCTTAAGTAAAAACTGTGTAGTTTTTACttagtttgtaaataattttaccgtCTACCGTCTTTTTTGCacagttaattttatagtcCCGCGTGAATCTAATGGCAGGTTTTTGATTTTGACAGGGGCTTAATAGTGAGTCAAAAATTTCTAAGTACTTTCTAAAGTTGTCAATGTTGCAACTCATAACCTGAGTTCTCTTAGTAATtccttactatttaaattgatacataTAAACACATCAAAAATATCACACATGcgtgatatttttatggaattttgaaaatatggaAAATGGCAGCATTAACCTGTGCAGCTGCTCATTGGCCAAAATATGACGTtagttcatatattttttaactgccaCAAAATCTTTTTCGAACTACAACAATCAAGTCCTTTCAATACTTGGAATTACGCGTTGAATTTGAAGTAATTGAACAATGTGTAGGTAAGATGTGCGTGTTGGACTGCGCGCCGCAGTCTCTGAAGCTGCTGCACAACAGCAGCGAGTTCCTGCCGTATGTGGTGCTGGTGGGAGCGCCCGGCATTGACCAGCTGCGCAACCTCACATACGCCTCCAACAGGAACCTCACGGTGagaacattcacatttatttaaatgtatgttataGATGATAATTATATGTACGCATATGTTGTACGTATACGTATGCATATGTCATATACATATGTGtagttgtagtttttttttatttttaactagtcCTTAGTGtaattttcaagttttatttacgATGAAATTACGTAATGGATGCCGTAGGACATCATTTTTGTCAATCTTTATCGTAGTATAAATATTCCTCCTTAcgcataaaaatatcttaacctgtaaagttttgttttacgaAGTATGATTCGTAgatatattagttaatatcttattattttttaaaatatagtatgtGCACGTTgttgatgtatgtatgtgcaTGTCTGCTGTAGTTCGACAGACAGAGTTCGATCCGCTACAGCTCGCGGCGCGCGCGCACTCTCGAGTCCCTCGCATCATTGTACGAGgtaagtattaattattattaaaacaataacataactCACTCCTGTAACCcaaaggggtaggcagagagaGACCGTCACTTCGCACGGGCCTGACACACTTCCACATTTATACATGTACGGTCGGTTTCGAGTGCTTTTAATATCGCcctttttgaatatttcatcAATCTGACCACTGCcgtaaatttttacaaaactttcttacaaatctaaaaaaattatatataatatattttttaatctgtggattcatgtttatttgtaaatacagGAGGAAGATATGAAGCAAACGTTAGAGGAGAGTGCTCGTATCCAGCGAACTTACGAGAAGTACATCGATCTTGTGATAATCAACAACAATAATGATACTACTTATTCCAAAATCATGGACGCCCTCCACTCGCTGTCCACAGACCACCAGTGGGTGCCCGTCAGCTGgatttattagaatttataatttattttaagcaaCCATGGTCTTCCCAGCTAAATTTGCACATGGACGTAATAGCAGCCTTATAGCTTaccaaatttatataaattacatttagtcAAAACGTTATATAAGTATTTCAATACTTTATTCGTacaaaaacagaaacaaataagttttaaatatgtctggataaaaactttaaaacaattataatgtGAATCCAAATCaaaagtaaatgtaattaagGAGGcttgctattattttaaatcattctcaagttatttcaactttattacCGTGAATTTCTACTGCTGAAgtacttgtacaaaaacatactgACATCCATATCTATAGATATATAACCTATATATAGATGGAGTGTTTTATTCAACTTTGACGTCTGATCGAgagtttattttcttaaatgtcATGTTTTATCGTAAATGACAACACTGAGGAAATTTACCACTTTTGTGTTCCAAATTAGGTATATATTGATGGCTCCTATGTATAATGGtctaagtaacaaattgatgatttttacttttttatgttaaaagctacggTCTATTTAACAACgtgcactaaacacaaatacacatttgcAGATGTAAACGTCtttttttgctaaagttaAAGTATTATGCGGCATCTTTTCCtgtatggttgaaactttgaaagcctctcctgtaaagttgtcagcACATtggtcatttttttttgtgactgagtagtcactgtttgccttgaagaggcatttacagtttcaccgggcttgaggtggccgggcgcagatggcgcttagcctaaacctcgtttatgagtaactgggctcgagggctccctcaggagcctcggctcgggctgttacttcgttattattaccggattgggaggtcaccgagctcttaggtcgcttcggtggacgctccatggagtgactgggcgcaagggcccccgagaggggacctcggcttgggctgtcactcattacgcgtttagcattccgattcaagggtgcccgagagggccgaacctcggcttgatcggttgctattatctgattgctgCACATTGGTCATTATTTGTAGGAGCCATTAATATATCTGCGATATCGCTCAAATTATCTTTGAAAGaccatagataaaaaatatttttgtacaggttCTTGGGCAGTTTAAgtgattacaataaataatgataatatataaggataataatagaataaaaaataaaagcaatagtTATTTGTAAGgaattacgatatttttttctattgagTGTAAGTAATGTACGGTCATCACAATGTTATCACAgctttagatataaaataaaaaaatagatgtttagTACCATGGTtgcattgaattttattaataaatgcaaaataattaGAACATTAATGCAGATATGAAGGCAGTTTCATACACAAGGAAAATGAGAGATGGTCTAGTATTAAGCCATTGTAGTACTGAACAATATTGTAAATCATTCcattgatattataatttgtctttACAAAACTGTTACCACTGTATTTgctgatttaaaaaacttaaaattatcataatattgcttattaaatattttttagtgttTTCAACTTACATGTTCAAAATTTAACATCccaccaaaaaaaatattaaaaaaaaaaacttagctgTAAGATTTTTGTGTCATTACAATTTAGTTGTAAACTTTAAGGTACACAGGCCTAAATAATTAgtgtaaaaacatttgtacTTTATCTAGCTTAAGAACAGCATGCATTTAAACAATGAATTAAGCAAGCACTTTTAAGTAAGAAGAATCCGttttcacttaaaaaaaagtttatttacaaacaacaaaacacaaatatCTAGTGTCTTAAGCCCGCTGCACGCTTGGCATACAACGGCGAACAGCAAACACCAAATATTAATGTGTGGATTGGTGTTTGCCTGTTTTATTTGGTGTTCGTTCTCTACGGTTTTTCTATACAAATGAAAGGATGTTCTACAAACGTGGGGTTGCTTGTTGGTGTTTGGCACATGTTTGATGATTGTGGTTGTTTGTTGCAAATACCAAGTGTCTGGAGCGgtcattattattcatttttcaatatacTCAGATTGCTCGTGAGTtatgaaacaatattattgtcgTGTTATAATCTGCCGAAAGGATGACCTTGAGCAAGTCACGTAGGTACATTTAGTGAAAACGGATGATAGTGCTGttggtttaataaaatttatataaacggCGCACGGAGCAACGCAATcacatgtatttttatatttatagtaaaatatattcgtacattaaaatatttaattacatatttactttacaatattgtttttttaatatattgcacgtatttttaaaagaaatggcAGCATTATTTTACAAGCCTGAAAATGCAACGACAACAAAATGTTCTGATCGTCGTTATATCTTGGAGGTATGAATACAGATAGTTGTATGAGTTgtgtgtattaaatatatgtagtttTATTTGCGTAATTTTAGCTTGTATTTCGTAAAGTATCTCACATTCCGtccattttgttttgtttgttaagtCTATTGTACGAAGAGTATTTCAATATATGCGTCAAGCAAcagcaatgtttttttttatttttcactctTTCGtcgctttttaaattaatttctgcTTTCtggttttgtaaataaaagttttatttgctTTTGCACAAGAATTTTATTCAGTATTTCCACATCTCTCAACGTGTTTCTTATCCTTTAATTACACCGTAACAGTAGAACATGGTCATTGATTATTAGGTTGACGATTTGTCTTGTAATGGCGAATGGAATTCTTGAATATATTGGGATCTATATGGTTAAGTCCAGTTTCAGAGCCGCTCGCATTCGTGCTGTCGGATTCTTTCTCCAATAGGTGAGGCgccaacaataaaaaaagttgctaaaataaaatggaccgtgaaaataaattcgactaaataaaaattatttcgacGATGATGGCTTCCTTTTTTTACCTCAGCCCAAGGAATAAGTGGCAAATTCGTGAAAGCGGCTTGCCAGCCTGGCAGACCGAGGTGTACTAAGGACATCctgaaataataagtaaaggaATCCGCCAGCCAGCACCATGCCCCTTCGCGAGTCGCCAACCAAATAGACCAGGAACCGTTTGTACAAATAAGGCAAACCTGTAAATATACATGAACCTATTtagatttaagattttattataaaataatacaccatgaattaaacaaaagatttGTAGTACTAACTATAAGATAAAAAGTAACACGATGTGTGATCTATTTTAGCTCTCACTTCATAATGTAAAAGAACTACTAACCTTTCCAATATTCCTACATGTATCTAATTCAAACACCTTGCTTTTTGGATTAAGTACTGGTCGTGGACCAGAACTATTCCGGGTTATCGAGAAGTCCAAAAGATCTTTTAATCCGGCGGACAAACATAGTTCACTTAATGAATTGACTCTTATAGCTCCAActtgcaaaatttcatcagcTGTTAATAACGTAATACAGTAAAAACGTTATTAAAAGTATCCTCATATTAAACTTATGAAGCTAAAGATAAAATCCAATCTATTAACATAATACtataatatagtttaaatattatcatgGCAATGCAAATTCGTAACTTGCAtgttcataatttataaatctatatatataaaagaaagtcgtgttagttacaccatttataactcaagaacggctgaatcgatttgactgaaaattggtgggcaggtagcttagaaccaggaaacggacatagtataatttttaccccgttttttttttattttttttattctgcgcggacggagtcgcgggaaaaaaagctagtatctatatatataaaagaaagtcgtgttagttacactatttataactcaagaacggctgaatcgatttgacagaaaattggtggggaggtagcttagaaccaggaaacggacataggataatttttaccccgttttctattttttattccgcgcggacggagtcgcgggtaaaagctagtaattaataaaattggatatGATAATGGACCATTACAATGTGATATCCACGCTCCGAcgaaattttactatttttctgAGAAGTCGCGATGAAGTGGATGTGAGTGTGAATGCTATATTGGTATAAAACATCATCTCTTAGCTCTCGTGAAGACTTTCTCTTCTTCGAAGACATTGGTCTTGCTCTATACATACCAGGATAGTGAAGGCCCAAAAGGCTTCATGCCACAATATACTTACccgaatatttaaaattccatgttaataaaaatccatCACTAGAAGCATAAAAGTTGCGTAAATCATCTGGCAAAATAGTTGAATGCCTTTGCTCCCAGTTTGAAATAGCTATGCGATCACAGGGCTGTCGTCGCTCTACTACCACGTTTGATATACGAGGATCTGACTCTGCgagcaaaaattaatttatgtttgcgTAATCTAAAAACAATTTGCGTAAGCTGGAAATcttactataattttataaatgtcagataggtatctccagaacggctcaacgaatattgatgaaatttggaatggATATCCAAaatccaaatttcattaatattcgtcacatagtctaaaagaccacaaaggctactttacatatattataaatgcgaatgtttcgatagctggatggatgtttgttggtacgtatctccggaacggctcaacggatctggatgaaatttggcatggatataaAACACATTCTGGAGGAACACGTAgctgcgggcgacagctagtaatttaataaaccaaGCATTAAAATCTGAAAtcactttttacttttacttatttgaaaaaaaaaacaatactgaAAAAGCAGTAAAATGACAACACCAGCACAAACTGTCACGTTAATGAACGACAAAGATGTGTCAAAACATTGTTTTCTCGATTTATCAACACACGTTTTCTTAACCTAAATTACTCAAATTCGAGTATCGATAACGAAGATTTTccatttctttaaaaacatttatttataatggtAAGAAGATGACAAACGTTGCTCCAGGTGTTTGTGCTATTAAGGCAGAATTTATCATTCAAAGACCCGATAATTGCAACAATGTTCAAGAATCTAAAACGTCTTTAAAGAGAAAGCTAGATGGAGAGAACAATTACGAAgaggaaaaaattaaacatgaagAACCattccataaaaataaaaagagagGTCAGAATAAGGCAAGACCTAAGACGTTCAAAggtgaaatacaaaataaaccttGCCCTAGTATATTAGACGTAAGTACCAGtgacgaagaaaaaaaatgtcaatataCCAACTgcaaatacatacataacgctttagactatttaaatattaaacctcAAGATATTGGAGAAAAATGTCGATTATTTGATATTCGGGGCAGGTGTCCGAGAGGAATAGCATGTCGCTTTGGCTCATGTCACATCACACCCGAGGGCTTTAATATCATTGATAACAGTAAAATCAAAGAATGGAAGGATGATACCAAAAACACACTGCAAAGTTCACTTCAGATACaattgcaaaagaaaaaatatgattttagtTTAGCTGAAAGTTTTGTGAAAAGTTTCATTAAGAATACACAAAAAATTGACTCTACAAATGATAACAAAAAGGACAATAGTGGTACAATAACCGatgaagatttaattaaactaaattcccgtgaaaaaaagaaaatagattGGCGTGATAAGTTGTATCTTAGCCCACTCACAACAGTAGGAAATCTTCCTTTTAGAAGAATATGTAAAGATTTTGGTGTAGATATTACTTGTGGAGAAATGGCCCTCTGTGAACCGTTGATAAAAGGTTTAAAACAGGAATGGGCGTTAGTGAAAAGGCATGAATGTGAGGATCTATTTGGTGCTCAAATTTGTGGAAGCAATGCATACATCATCACCAAGGTAGCACAattattacaagaaaataCAGAACTTGATTTTCTTGATCTAAATTTAGGATGTCCTATAGATCTAATTTATAAGAAAGGTGGGGGATGTGGGATGATGCATAGACTACCTGGATTAGAGGCATCTATTAAATCTGCTTCAAAACTATTAGATATACCCTTCACTGCCAAAATAAGAACCGGAGTGTaccaagataaaaaaattgcccATACAATTATccctaaaatgtttgaatgggGAGTTTCACTTGTAACTTTGCATGGTAGGTCACGAGAGGCTAGATATACTAGATCAGCAGACTGGGAGTATATAGAAAACTGTGCAAAGGCTGTAGCACCACACCCTGTTTTTGGTAATGGTGATATATTAAGTTATGAGGATTATGTTCAAAAAAGACAAATAGCACCTTCAACACAAGGTGTCATGGTTGGTCGTGGTGCACTGATTAAACCTTGGATATTTACAGAAATTAAGGAGCAAAAAATTTGGGATATCAGTAGTAAAGAAAGATttgaaatcattaaaaaatttactaattatgGTCTCGAACATTGGGGCTCTGACACACAGGGGATTGAAAATACGCGcagatttttattagaatggTTATCATTCCTGTACAGATATGTACCAGTAGGTTTACTAGAAAGACCGccacaaaaaattaatgaaaggCCACCAACATATGTAGGCAGAGATGATTTAGAGACTCTTATGGCTTCAAGCAATTGTAGTGATTGGATAAAAATTAGTGAAATGTTTTTAGGGCCAGTACCTGATGGTTTTGTGTTTTTACCTAAACATAAAGCCAATTcctattgatataatttaaattaactaaccaAGGACTCTTGTAACACCCAGTgtgatattttcataaaatgagTCTTCTGATACTAAATCAACAGAAAAACTCATGATAGTCAACAAATTGAATGTCTAAAATAAGCAACATAAAATACCATAGCAACTAGGTCggaaatgtcaaataaaagttgtttactgtgtttacattattttatttttatatttgttctatttcagtacaaaaaaaattgtattataagaagtattatgaaaaatacagACTATTGAAGACTATATAAAATAGGtggttcataaaataatttagcctTCTATTAGCCAGACATTACATGTACGAAACTACTAAAATCGTGTAGCATTTATCTAAacagaaaatgttttagtGTTTTTACATCTCTTTCTCACACAACAAACCTCCCCAAACATGCAC
Proteins encoded in this window:
- the LOC106714279 gene encoding tubulin polyglutamylase complex subunit 2, which gives rise to MSFSVDLVSEDSFYENITLGVTRVLESDPRISNVVVERRQPCDRIAISNWEQRHSTILPDDLRNFYASSDGFLLTWNFKYSADEILQVGAIRVNSLSELCLSAGLKDLLDFSITRNSSGPRPVLNPKSKVFELDTCRNIGKVCLICTNGSWSIWLATREGAWCWLADSFTYYFRMSLVHLGLPGWQAAFTNLPLIPWAEQLFLLLAPHLLEKESDSTNASGSETGLNHIDPNIFKNSIRHYKTNRQPNNQ
- the LOC106714278 gene encoding tRNA-dihydrouridine(47) synthase [NAD(P)(+)]-like; translated protein: MTNVAPGVCAIKAEFIIQRPDNCNNVQESKTSLKRKLDGENNYEEEKIKHEEPFHKNKKRGQNKARPKTFKGEIQNKPCPSILDVSTSDEEKKCQYTNCKYIHNALDYLNIKPQDIGEKCRLFDIRGRCPRGIACRFGSCHITPEGFNIIDNSKIKEWKDDTKNTLQSSLQIQLQKKKYDFSLAESFVKSFIKNTQKIDSTNDNKKDNSGTITDEDLIKLNSREKKKIDWRDKLYLSPLTTVGNLPFRRICKDFGVDITCGEMALCEPLIKGLKQEWALVKRHECEDLFGAQICGSNAYIITKVAQLLQENTELDFLDLNLGCPIDLIYKKGGGCGMMHRLPGLEASIKSASKLLDIPFTAKIRTGVYQDKKIAHTIIPKMFEWGVSLVTLHGRSREARYTRSADWEYIENCAKAVAPHPVFGNGDILSYEDYVQKRQIAPSTQGVMVGRGALIKPWIFTEIKEQKIWDISSKERFEIIKKFTNYGLEHWGSDTQGIENTRRFLLEWLSFLYRYVPVGLLERPPQKINERPPTYVGRDDLETLMASSNCSDWIKISEMFLGPVPDGFVFLPKHKANSY